In a single window of the Paenibacillus sp. MMS20-IR301 genome:
- a CDS encoding ABC transporter permease, giving the protein MLLPTLLFFLVNSYFPMVGVYYAFTQFDFNSGLFDAPFIGMKNFEFLWKSGTLVKLTLNTIGYNLAFILLGNVLAIVCAILLSELRHKWFKKLTQSIMFLPYFVSFVILSVIVYNVFNYDNGFLNTLLARFGAGPVDVYNKPVVWIFLIVLFYLWKNLGYSMVIYLAAITGISDEYYEAAKIDGAHIFQRIWYITVPMLKSTFVVLLLFSLGSIMKGQFDLFYQLIGNNGVLYNTTDILDTYVFRSLKVTFDIGMATAAGLYQSLFGFILIMTVNYIIRKINDDYALF; this is encoded by the coding sequence ATGCTGCTGCCGACCTTGCTGTTCTTCCTGGTTAATTCGTACTTTCCGATGGTTGGTGTGTATTATGCGTTCACCCAGTTTGATTTCAATTCCGGGCTGTTCGATGCCCCGTTCATCGGGATGAAGAACTTTGAGTTCCTCTGGAAATCGGGCACACTGGTGAAGCTGACGCTCAATACGATCGGCTATAATCTGGCTTTCATCCTGCTGGGCAACGTGCTGGCCATTGTCTGTGCGATTCTGCTGAGCGAGCTGCGCCACAAATGGTTCAAGAAGCTGACCCAGTCCATCATGTTCCTGCCGTATTTCGTTTCCTTCGTTATTCTGAGTGTTATCGTCTACAACGTGTTCAATTATGATAACGGTTTCTTGAATACGCTGCTTGCCCGGTTCGGAGCCGGACCTGTTGATGTCTACAATAAGCCGGTGGTCTGGATCTTCCTGATTGTCCTATTCTATCTCTGGAAGAACCTCGGCTACAGCATGGTCATCTATCTGGCAGCTATTACAGGGATCAGCGATGAATATTATGAAGCGGCCAAAATTGACGGAGCGCATATTTTCCAGCGGATCTGGTACATCACGGTGCCGATGCTGAAGTCCACCTTTGTCGTGCTGCTGCTGTTCTCGCTCGGAAGCATTATGAAGGGGCAGTTTGATCTCTTTTACCAGCTGATCGGCAATAACGGGGTGCTGTACAATACGACAGATATTCTGGATACGTACGTGTTCCGTTCACTCAAGGTGACCTTTGATATCGGAATGGCTACGGCGGCCGGCCTGTACCAATCGCTGTTCGGCTTCATTCTGATCATGACGGTGAACTACATTATCCGCAAAATAAACGATGATTACGCGCTGTTCTAG
- a CDS encoding MATE family efflux transporter: MGGKSGLWMLAWPIFIEIFLQTLLGTVDTLMVSRISDDAVAVVGISNQLFGALITLFTTFAGGAGILIAQRLGSGRNDEARTIAIMGVSVSTLLGFAVSIVLLLYADPVARMLHITGGLLPLSHVYLTYVGGGLFLVGMTASLGSAIRNTGNTKGPMYTGVAVNVIHIVLNYILIFGMFGLPEMGLGGIAVSTMISRLLGVAALLYMFSSAFERRIRLPDFRIFHRRLFTEILRISWPLGLNSSSWVLSQLVIYSFLAMLGAKELAARTYLNTLESFCFTLGYAIAMAGQIQIAHLFGAKQTQEAYRSAFRTLFIGLAIVSANVVLLYLFGRRLLGFFTADPEIVAIGVSLLALNLLLQPAKMLNMAMGNSLNAIGDTRYTMVVSMISMSLIGVGGSYWLGISSGWGLLGIYCCMIADEAARGGLVLLRWRKRKVLRQAEMQFNGHSQGIRETPCKAFTVEM, from the coding sequence ATGGGCGGGAAGAGCGGACTGTGGATGCTGGCCTGGCCTATATTTATTGAGATATTTCTGCAAACATTGCTTGGAACCGTGGATACCCTCATGGTCAGCCGGATCTCAGATGATGCAGTGGCGGTCGTAGGGATCTCCAACCAGCTGTTCGGTGCCTTGATTACACTGTTTACCACCTTCGCCGGAGGTGCAGGTATATTGATTGCCCAGCGCCTCGGCTCCGGCCGGAATGATGAGGCCCGTACCATTGCGATCATGGGGGTAAGCGTCAGCACGCTCCTGGGATTTGCCGTCAGCATCGTTCTGCTGCTGTATGCTGATCCGGTTGCACGGATGCTCCATATTACCGGCGGTCTGCTTCCGCTGTCACATGTTTACCTTACCTATGTAGGCGGCGGGCTCTTCCTGGTCGGCATGACAGCTTCGCTCGGCTCGGCCATCCGTAATACAGGCAACACTAAGGGGCCGATGTACACAGGGGTCGCTGTGAATGTAATCCATATTGTACTGAATTACATCCTGATCTTCGGTATGTTCGGCTTGCCGGAGATGGGCCTTGGCGGCATTGCCGTCTCGACGATGATCAGCAGACTGCTCGGCGTGGCTGCCCTGCTGTATATGTTCAGCAGCGCCTTCGAACGCCGGATCCGGCTGCCGGACTTCCGGATCTTCCACCGTAGATTATTTACGGAGATTCTCAGAATTAGCTGGCCGCTCGGACTGAACTCCTCTTCCTGGGTGCTGTCGCAGCTGGTGATCTATTCTTTTCTCGCCATGCTGGGCGCTAAAGAGCTGGCTGCGCGGACATACTTGAATACGCTCGAATCCTTCTGCTTCACCTTGGGTTATGCTATCGCTATGGCCGGACAGATTCAAATCGCCCATCTGTTCGGGGCAAAGCAGACGCAGGAAGCATACCGCAGTGCCTTTCGGACGCTGTTCATCGGCCTGGCTATTGTCAGTGCCAATGTGGTGCTGCTGTACCTCTTCGGCCGCAGGCTGCTTGGATTCTTCACAGCTGATCCGGAGATTGTAGCCATCGGTGTCTCGCTGCTTGCGCTGAACCTCCTGCTGCAGCCTGCCAAAATGCTGAATATGGCGATGGGGAATTCGCTCAATGCCATCGGCGACACGCGTTATACGATGGTAGTCTCCATGATCTCGATGTCGCTGATCGGCGTGGGCGGCTCCTACTGGCTCGGTATCTCATCGGGCTGGGGGCTGCTTGGCATCTATTGCTGCATGATAGCTGATGAAGCGGCAAGAGGCGGGCTGGTCCTGCTGCGCTGGCGGAAGCGGAAGGTGCTCAGGCAGGCGGAAATGCAGTTTAACGGCCATTCGCAGGGCATACGGGAGACGCCTTGCAAGGCTTTTACAGTTGAGATGTAG
- a CDS encoding glycoside hydrolase family 2 TIM barrel-domain containing protein, with amino-acid sequence MSGKEPSLSWLSDVAVFKVNRLEAHSDHRYYHSMEEAERQGPMDMRHSLNGDWKFSYAVNAASRVQDFYKKDYDTRGWGNITVPGHIQLQGYGRPQYANTMYPWDGLDAVRPPAIPEASNTAGSYVKEFEVPANMKERPVFISFQGVEAACYVWLNGQFVGYSEDSFTPAEFELTPYLQDGANKLAVEVYQRCSGSWLEDQDFWRFSGIFREVYLYTVPELHVQNLRIEAGLDAAYKEGTLTAELSMAAEADALISIELKDAAGALVAEAEGQAVAGRAVIKLEAGTVSLWSAENPYLYSVCISVQNSSGELVEAIVQRAGFRMFELKDKLMLLNGKRIIFKGVNRHEFNARRGRNITREDMLKDIVILKQNNINAVRTSHYPNQTLWYELCDEYGVYVIDEMNLESHGSWQKMGAVEPSWNIPGDKPEWQDIVTDRAVSMLERDKNHPSILIWSCGNESYAGQVILNVADYFRKADPGRLVHYEGVFHNREFNDTSDMESRMYAKPADIAEYLEGQPDKPYISCEYMHAMGNSVGGLHKYIELESRYPLYQGGFIWDYIDQALITKNRYGEEYLAYGGDFDDRPTDYSFCGNGIVFADRTVTPKMQEVKFLYQNIRLVPEQNAVTVINGNLFEGTERLRLEYRLYREGREIFKGQQELAVGPQEEARIALALPDVQGAPGEYTLAASLVLKEAELWAEAGFETAYGELVFRIEDEAAAAERGQGLLPEAGEFSVIEGDVNIGVTGRGFSALFSKQAGTLVSLCYGGREIIATPPAPLFWRATTDNDKGTSLAYHAGSWFAASLDRSCTAVRLEAGADRATVSFDYEFSISRELKTRVDYTVCADGRIWVRMLHSGAAGLPDVPLVALSFRMSADYGESDWYARGPEENYSDRACGARLGRFRRKVTELPSPYLVPQESGNRTGVRQVKITDERGCGLQIEAAAGEPLECTLSPYTAFELEQAAHHYELPKVHYTVVTVAAGQMGVGGDDSWGAPVHPEYRIPGGEQVEFGFWLSAAAPEAE; translated from the coding sequence ATGTCTGGTAAAGAGCCAAGTCTGAGCTGGTTAAGTGATGTCGCGGTATTTAAGGTGAACCGTTTGGAAGCGCATTCGGATCACCGGTATTATCATAGCATGGAGGAAGCGGAAAGACAGGGGCCGATGGATATGCGCCATTCCCTGAACGGGGACTGGAAATTCAGCTATGCGGTGAACGCGGCCAGCCGGGTTCAGGACTTCTATAAGAAGGACTATGACACAAGAGGCTGGGGAAACATTACGGTACCCGGTCATATTCAGCTTCAGGGATACGGCAGGCCGCAATATGCCAACACGATGTATCCCTGGGACGGGCTGGATGCGGTGCGGCCCCCGGCAATTCCTGAGGCCAGTAATACGGCGGGCAGCTATGTGAAGGAGTTCGAGGTGCCGGCGAATATGAAGGAGCGGCCTGTTTTTATATCTTTTCAGGGAGTAGAGGCGGCTTGTTATGTGTGGCTTAACGGGCAGTTCGTCGGCTATAGCGAGGACAGCTTCACTCCGGCGGAATTCGAGTTGACCCCATATCTGCAGGACGGGGCGAACAAGCTCGCGGTTGAGGTCTATCAGCGCTGCAGCGGCAGCTGGCTGGAGGATCAGGATTTCTGGCGGTTCTCGGGGATTTTCCGCGAGGTGTATTTGTATACGGTACCGGAGCTGCATGTGCAGAATCTGCGGATTGAGGCCGGACTGGATGCAGCCTACAAGGAAGGGACGCTCACGGCTGAGCTTAGCATGGCGGCAGAAGCGGACGCTTTGATCAGTATAGAGCTGAAGGATGCCGCCGGGGCCCTTGTGGCGGAAGCTGAAGGGCAGGCTGTGGCCGGACGGGCCGTTATCAAGCTGGAGGCGGGTACGGTCTCTCTGTGGAGTGCAGAGAATCCTTACCTGTATAGTGTCTGTATCTCTGTCCAGAACAGCAGCGGGGAGCTGGTGGAGGCAATTGTGCAGCGGGCCGGCTTCCGCATGTTCGAGCTGAAGGACAAGCTGATGCTGCTGAACGGGAAACGGATTATCTTTAAAGGGGTCAACCGCCACGAGTTCAACGCCCGCAGGGGCCGGAACATTACCAGGGAGGATATGCTTAAGGATATCGTTATTCTCAAGCAGAATAATATCAACGCTGTGCGGACGTCGCATTATCCGAATCAGACGCTGTGGTATGAGCTGTGTGATGAATACGGCGTGTACGTCATTGATGAGATGAATCTGGAATCCCACGGCTCATGGCAAAAGATGGGCGCAGTTGAGCCGTCCTGGAATATCCCCGGCGATAAGCCGGAGTGGCAGGACATTGTGACGGACCGGGCGGTGTCGATGCTGGAGCGCGACAAGAATCACCCGTCGATCCTGATCTGGTCCTGCGGCAACGAGTCGTACGCCGGTCAGGTGATTCTGAACGTGGCGGATTATTTCCGCAAGGCAGACCCGGGACGGCTGGTGCATTATGAAGGGGTATTCCATAACAGGGAATTTAATGACACCAGCGATATGGAGAGCCGGATGTATGCGAAGCCGGCCGATATTGCCGAATATCTGGAGGGTCAGCCGGATAAGCCGTACATCAGCTGCGAGTATATGCATGCGATGGGCAATTCTGTCGGGGGGCTCCATAAATATATTGAGCTGGAGAGCCGGTATCCGCTGTATCAGGGCGGGTTCATCTGGGATTATATCGATCAGGCGCTAATCACTAAGAACAGATACGGTGAGGAGTATCTGGCGTACGGCGGGGATTTCGATGACCGGCCGACTGACTACAGCTTCTGCGGCAACGGGATCGTCTTCGCTGACCGGACGGTGACGCCGAAGATGCAGGAGGTGAAGTTCCTCTACCAGAACATCCGGCTCGTGCCGGAGCAGAATGCTGTAACAGTTATCAACGGCAATCTGTTCGAAGGCACGGAGCGGCTGCGGCTGGAATACCGGCTGTACCGGGAAGGCCGGGAGATCTTCAAGGGGCAGCAGGAGCTGGCGGTTGGGCCGCAGGAAGAGGCGCGTATTGCGCTTGCGCTGCCGGATGTGCAGGGAGCTCCGGGAGAGTATACGCTGGCGGCAAGCCTGGTGCTGAAGGAAGCGGAGCTGTGGGCTGAAGCGGGGTTCGAGACGGCCTATGGTGAGCTTGTCTTCCGGATTGAAGATGAGGCGGCTGCAGCGGAGCGCGGACAGGGCCTATTGCCTGAAGCCGGAGAGTTCAGCGTGATCGAAGGCGATGTGAATATCGGCGTAACCGGACGGGGATTCTCAGCCCTGTTCTCGAAGCAGGCCGGAACACTTGTGTCGCTCTGTTACGGAGGGCGGGAGATAATTGCCACGCCGCCTGCTCCGCTCTTCTGGCGGGCCACCACCGATAATGATAAAGGGACTTCGCTTGCCTATCATGCAGGAAGCTGGTTCGCGGCCAGCCTTGACCGCAGCTGCACAGCGGTAAGGCTTGAGGCCGGAGCAGACCGGGCGACAGTTAGCTTCGATTATGAATTCAGCATCAGCAGGGAGCTGAAGACCCGTGTTGATTACACGGTCTGCGCCGACGGCCGGATATGGGTGCGTATGCTCCACAGCGGGGCGGCAGGACTGCCGGATGTGCCGCTTGTGGCTTTGTCCTTCCGGATGTCCGCCGATTATGGAGAGTCGGACTGGTATGCCCGCGGGCCGGAAGAGAACTACAGTGACCGCGCCTGCGGGGCACGGCTGGGCCGCTTCCGGCGCAAGGTGACGGAGCTGCCGTCACCTTATCTGGTGCCGCAGGAGTCCGGTAACCGGACTGGCGTACGCCAGGTCAAGATTACGGACGAGCGCGGCTGCGGGCTGCAGATTGAGGCGGCTGCGGGAGAGCCGCTGGAATGTACGCTGTCGCCATACACAGCGTTCGAGCTGGAACAGGCGGCCCATCACTACGAGCTGCCCAAAGTACACTACACCGTAGTGACTGTGGCTGCGGGGCAGATGGGAGTCGGCGGTGATGACAGCTGGGGAGCGCCGGTGCATCCGGAGTACCGGATCCCTGGCGGTGAGCAGGTGGAGTTCGGGTTCTGGCTGAGCGCGGCGGCGCCGGAGGCGGAGTAA
- a CDS encoding helix-turn-helix domain-containing protein — protein sequence MNPLLFRIPPLPHYIASGFNRYPPGYHHPNRQHIKVFDLLVVLQGCLYIGEEERRFMVNAGDALILRPDCHHFGTEGCREDTAYYWLHFQTAHEWPPLPGSGLDSGSSTEPVGGLPASFFNMSAFNLALPQFVTLLQPAKAEELLAQLGQLQATAHLEAVRFRQQVLFQEVLQLLAASVKPGQRGSQSTVCAEQAASYLRAHYREEITTAKLGDSLNFHPVYIARCMNKEYGCSPMEYLLRYRIEQSKLLLMQTGFPIARIAEEVGFNQAPYFSSSFMKLEGLSPREYRQRFT from the coding sequence ATGAATCCGCTTCTTTTCCGTATCCCGCCCCTGCCGCATTACATTGCAAGCGGCTTTAACCGCTACCCGCCCGGCTATCATCATCCGAACCGCCAGCACATCAAAGTATTTGATCTGCTCGTCGTCCTGCAGGGCTGCCTGTACATCGGTGAAGAAGAGCGGCGGTTCATGGTTAATGCAGGTGATGCCCTGATTCTGCGGCCGGACTGCCATCATTTCGGAACAGAAGGCTGCCGGGAGGATACCGCCTATTACTGGCTGCATTTCCAAACCGCGCATGAGTGGCCTCCATTACCCGGTTCCGGTCTGGATTCCGGCAGCTCCACTGAACCGGTGGGGGGCTTGCCCGCTTCATTCTTCAATATGAGCGCATTTAATCTTGCGCTGCCGCAATTCGTCACGCTGCTCCAGCCGGCCAAGGCGGAAGAGCTGTTGGCCCAGCTGGGGCAGCTGCAGGCTACCGCTCATCTGGAAGCGGTCCGCTTCCGGCAGCAGGTTCTCTTTCAGGAAGTTCTGCAGCTGCTCGCCGCCTCGGTGAAGCCGGGACAGCGCGGCTCCCAGTCTACCGTATGCGCCGAGCAGGCCGCCTCTTATCTCCGCGCCCATTACCGCGAAGAGATCACCACCGCCAAGCTCGGAGACAGCCTTAACTTTCATCCCGTCTACATCGCCCGCTGCATGAATAAGGAGTACGGCTGTTCACCGATGGAATATTTGCTCCGCTACCGGATTGAGCAGAGCAAACTGCTGCTGATGCAGACCGGCTTCCCCATCGCCCGGATCGCCGAGGAGGTCGGCTTCAACCAGGCGCCTTATTTCAGCTCGAGCTTCATGAAGCTCGAGGGGCTGTCACCGCGCGAGTACCGCCAGCGCTTCACATGA